GCGGTCAATGATTCTCTACCGGCCTCATCGTGGGGGCCGGTTTTCTCTAACTTGACGGGGATTTTCAACATGGCTGTTTCCGCACAACACGTAAAGGCCCAACTTCGGCACTTCGCCCGTCAATTTGAACAATTTGTTCGGGCCTGGAATCAGCGGGTGGAACGGTGGCTCAGCCAGCACTTGTCCCTGACCAAGAATCCCAAAAAGTAATCTCGCTCGCGAAACCAACCGCCGCCGGGGACCATGTGGCCCCCGGCGGTTTTTTCGTTCACATAGATCCGATTCCCAAATCTTGTTTCGCGAGGAATGCCATCCCTTTTCATCAGTCCGGTGAATTGATCGGTATGCCCCGGCCAGTAGACGATCGGTCCTTCCACTCCAGAACACGGGCGGGCGGGATCGTGACGCGAATACGCCCCCGCTCGACCGGCCCCCGGACGCTATCGCAGTACGCCGAAAACGCTTCCTGAGATGAGTCGTATCGGTCGGGATCATCGATTAATAACGTATCCCACCCTATACCGTCGGTTTTGCAAATGAGTTGGGCCTGGACCCAGGCCGCTGCTTGGACGTATTCCAGTAGTGGAGCAGCCCATCCTTCCCGCTGGGCCAGTTTCCACACTTGGGACGTTTTCATGTAGCGGGTGACATAGGCATCGGTCATTTCCTGGGCCTGCTGTCGCCGTAGTGCCGCCTCGGACGGTTCTCGCTTCGGCGGCGCGCATTGCCGGCACGCTTCCGCAATCACCCCAGGATTCGGCCACACCCAATAGGTTTGTTCGGCAACGACCTTCGCCCATCCGCGCTCCAGGGTCGCCCGGTCGAATCCCGCCAGGGCTTTCTCGTAAGCGGCCAGGGCGACGGCCTGAACGCGCTCGTCCGCCCGCAGGTGGGTGGGAGGCGGATACAGCGCCGTCAACGGGGCGAGAACAGCCTCCCGCACGTCGGCCGCCGTCACCGCAACCTGCGCGCCCCCACCCGGGGGTACTGTAACGCTCTAGGGCGTTGGAAATTGGGTCCGAAAGTCATGACCGCGATCATAGCGCGACGGTGGCGAGGCGCAAGCCTCGCGTGGCGATCCCGTCATCGCAGGAAGGCGGGCGCTTTCGCCCTCACCCACTCCCGTAGGTCAGTTAGCGACTCGAATTCCCCGACCTCAATGGCGTCGACCGTTGGCCCCCCTGCTCCCACCGCTTTCAGGCTCGCTGGGTCCATTGCCCGTACCCACGTGACCCGATGCCGCTGGAAACCTCGATCCAGCATATTTACCCCGTCCGTGTTCACCGGCGCGTCCAGGTTGCTCCCCCGCACCAGCACCAGGGAAACCACGTCGGCCGTGAACCGCAGTAACAGCCCGACTGACGGGTTGAACCGCCACCCGGCCAGATGGCTGTAGGGGAAAATGTCGCTGTTCCCGTTCAAGAACCGGAATTCGACCGCCAGTGCCCGAGCCGTACTGCCCCGCAGGAACCCGAAGGCCGGGCACGTTTCCTCTTCGCCTTCCGCCGTGGTCTCGCCCGCCCCCCGGCGGGCGGCCGCCGCTTTGAGATACGGGAGGCGGGTGGTCAGGGCGTCGGGCGGGCCGTTATCGCTCATGTCCCCTCTCCTGGTGGGCTGCGTTGCGGTCAAGTTGCTTCCCGAAAAGCTCGTGTGTACGAGCGAACGTAGCAAGCCGGCGGACGAACGCAAGGTGCTTGTCGAGCCGATCGCGAAGCCCAGGTTTCCGCCGCCGGGTTTCGGCCAGGGCGGTCGCGGAAAGCGGCTGGTCGGCCCGCTGGACCGCGGTCCGGAGAGCTGCGTTGTCATCTGTGAACACGACGGCTTGCTCCCGCCCTCTGCTGACCGACACGTAGAACTGGCGGGCGCTTGAAGCCGCGAATGATGCCCCCGACTGTGCGATGAACACCTTGTCCACCGTCTTGCCTTGGCTCGCGTGGCTGGTCACAACGTAGCCGTGCGACAGATGACCGAATTCACGGTCGATCACCCAGCCGCGATTGTCGATCAGGTCGCCGCGCGGGGTGAACCCGGCGATGGTAACGAGTGCCCCGGTGTCGAGCCGGTGCTTACCATCTTTCGTTTTGCCGCCCGCCGTGACCCGCAGCCGGTCCCCGACCGCGACCGCTAGGGTGAATGGGCGATACACCTCGAATCGATCAGCGACCGCGACCGGCGGGGCAGCGCCGGCGGTGAGTACCAGCCGGGAGCCATTCCGGTGGCCGGGCGCGTTCTGATGGAACCGGAGCAGATCGCCGGATTCGTACTGCGTCGGGTCGGCTTTCTGGGCGTCGGTCAGGTGGGCCGGCCTCCAGGTCGCGAAGATTCGCTCCTCGCCGAGCCGCCCGGCGGCCTGGAGGTCTTGCCGCACGGCGCGTGTGACGCGGTCCGCCTCGGCGTGGGTCGGGCTGACCACCAGCGCCGTCTTGTACTCGCCATCGGCCTTCCGCTCGGCTGTGGCCGCCAGATACGCGGCCACGAGCGCCTGATCCCGTTCATCGTCGGGCACTTCGCGGACCCATTTCAGCCGGACGAGTTCGGCAAACCCGGCCGCGATGTCTCCCTGACTCAGCGCCTCCGTTGCCGCCCGATAATCTCCCGATTGCCGGATGATGTCCTTAACCTCGGCAACCGGGAGCCCGGCCCGCTCTTCCAGCAGGGCGAGCGGTTCACCGGCCGCAACAGCCCGGTGCTGTCGGCGGTCGCCTACCAGCACCACACGCGCCTCGATTTTCTCAGCCGCGTCGAAGACCCGGAGCAGATCGCGAGTGCCGAGCTGACTGGCTTCATCGACCAGGATGACCCCTCCCCGCGCGCGGGCTTGCATGTCGCGGTCGACCAGGAAGCGGGCGACCGTATCGGCGTCCGCGAACCCGGCCTCGTCGCGTAGCACGCCCCGGCTGGCGTCGGCTGACTGAGCCAGCGCGACGACCGGCGTATTGGTCTCACGGAACGCATCCCGCAACTCGGCTTCGAGCTTGGTCTTGCCGGTCCCGGCCGCACCGCGAACGATCGTGACCCGGTCCCGGGAGCCGAGGACGTGGCGGACGGCCGCTTTCTGCCCGTCATTCAGCCACTCCCGAATGAATGGGCGGCCTTCGTCCACCAAAGGGCGACACCGGCCTCTTCCGGATCGGGCGAAGGCCACCAGACGGGTTTCTGCGGCGAGCATGTCCGGGGTAGTGGCCACGGCCCGCCCGCCGTGATCGCCCCGGATCAGGTTCCGGGTTGCTAATTCGCGGGCGGTGTTGCCGACCGTGACCGACCCGAGCCCGCGTTTCAGGGCTTCGGTCAGTAACTCTCGCTCGGGGACTACAGCCTCCCGGGTGAAACAGTGGTCCAGGGCATAATCGACCGCGGTTCGTTCACTGTGCGCAGGTTTGGGATGCGGTGACGTGCGATCGAACGCCCGGTCCAGGGCGTCCCGCTCGCCGTCGGACAGGCGGTTCGCCCATTGCTGGCGCAAGGTGGCCCAGGCGAGCGGAGCCCCTTTTTTCTCCCGGGTTGACGCCCCGAGTTCGGCCTTGCGATCGGGATTAGTGACGCCCAGCTCGGCCGCCAGTTCTTCGATTTGGGTGGTCCGCCGGGAGAACCTTTGCAGTACGTCGGGCGCTACGCCGGTGATCTCGAAATCGTCCCGCTTCCGCTCGACCTGATACCCGAGGTCTTGCAGCCGGTTGGCCAGCCGTACCCGGAACGCGGCCTGGAAGTACGGGGCGTCCCGCTTGAGGTCGCGGAACTGTCCGGCCTTCCACTGCCGTTCGTGAGCATCCCAAGTGGCGTTGAGGGCGAAGCAATGGGCGTGGAGTTGCGGGTCCGGCATCCCGTCGACCGGCCGCGAGGTGGTGTGGACGAATTCTGCCCAGACCATGTTGCCAGTGGCCCGGTCGACATCCGCCCCACCCTTACGGACGCGGGTTTTCGCCTCGGCCTCGATCTCCCGCATGGTATCGCCGACCGCACAACGGAAGGCGTCCCGTATGGCCGGATCATCGGTCAGGGCGTAGGCAAGAGAAACGGATTTGGGCACTGAGAAGGTGAAATCGTACCCGACCGTGCGTTCCGCGCTGGTGCGGGCCGTGAGTTGTTTCTCGGACTGTGGGTGGAGGTTGTCGCACAGCCGATCGAAGGCGGCCTTATCGACTGGACCGTGCAGACCCAGCCGCCGGGCCGCCTCCCCGCCCCAATTGCCGACGACTTCCTGGCCCTCGCTGTAGTAATCGGCGGTGGAATAGTACCGCTTGGCGGCGTCGGCGGATTGCTGCTGCGTGATGCGGAGCATACGGCACCATACCCCGACGAGCGGCGGGGTAAATCACTTCCGTTCACCCCCTCTTCTCATGCCGGATTCCGGCGTGAATTTTCTTGCCATTGTGATGGACCTGCTCCGTCCTGATTTAACTCCGGCTCTTTGGCGTCCCCCGCCACGCGGGTCGGGCACTATGCGGCTCGCTGTTCGCTCGGTCCTGACGGACCAAACCGCTTCGATCCCTGACGCGAGATGGGGGCGCTGCCCCCTCGCCTTCAAGCCTCGCTACGCTCGCCTACGGTTCGCGGCGGGTATCCCCATGCTTCGGTCGCTACGCTCTCTGCCAGCACGGGTGATTCCCCTCCCGCCGCTCAGGGCTTTCCGGTTCACCCCCGCGTTCGCCACGTGGCAGAAGGTTATGGCGGCGAGAGCAAGCCATACCTTCAGAAACCACGAGTAAGGAGACAACCTCATGACAGCAGAACAGCTTAAGCCAACGCACTCAGAGTCCCCAATTATCGCCGGTCCCAATGACATCGACCCGGACTTTGCGGCCCGAGCGTTTGCCAATACCAGCTTCACTCCGGAGACACGGGGGGACCAGAGGCGAAAAGAGTACGCGGAGGCTGTCAACGGCCTCTATGAGGAGCTTTGGCCGTTTGCCAAAACGGATGAGCAGAAGCAACTGCTTGCTGATCGGATGGAACGATACCGCGATGGCTACCGTCTGCGAATGAACGCCTACCTTGCTAGCCACGCGAGCGTGGCGTCCAGCTTTATCGTCGGTCCGGCCCGGTTTCCCGTGGCGAGGATGCAGAAACGCAGCCGGTGGGCGGACAACAAGGCTAACGAACTGCTGGCCTGGAGCAACAAGGCCAAGGCAGCGATCAAACGGGACATCCAGGCCGCCAGACCGCAGGGAGAGAAGGACATCGCCGCATGGCAGTCGCTCCGTCGGGATTTGTCGGGAAATCTTGCCACGATCATTGAGATCGACGCGGGTCGGAAGCATTGGAGTCGTTCGGCTTTCGCCAACTCCATCGCGGGCAAGATCGAGCGGTTGGCTCTGTCGGGAGAAGTCGCCCTAGTGGATCAGGCCATCGCCTGGCTAACCAAGCACAACCTGGAGAGCGGAAAGGTTATCCTGACCAACCGGCACAAGGTCTGGTCCTTCGGCGATCTCGCCCGGCAACGAGTGGCCCAACGGGAGGTAGCTCTTGCGCGGGGGCCGGAACTGGTCGCCAGTGGTGAGGGCGTTAGGGTCATTGTTGACCCGCAGGCCGACCGCGTGCAAATCGTATTCGACGACAGGCCAGCGGCGAACATGATCGCGAAGCTCAAAGGAGAAGGCTGGAAGTGGTCCCCTAAGGTGGGCGTCTGGCAACGAAAGCTTACCAATGCCGCCAAGTACAGTGCAAAGAGCATCACCTGCTTGAGCTAATAAAATCCGTTGAACTGTCTTTAGCAGAGCCCGCCGGTAGCCCCGAGCGGGCTTCTTTTTTACTCCGTAAGTATACCGCGTTGATGGCTTCCTTGACCTTGGTCGGTTTCGCATCGTCTTCAACAGCGGCTGTCGGCCTACGGCCGACCGAAATTCGCTACCGCCGGCCCAAGCCGGCGGTATGCCCTTGCGGGCACTTTTGAAGTGTAGCAAAGACAGTAAGTGGTCAGGCGTCTTCCCGATGCGGCGCTTCGGCAGAATTGCCCCGGGCAATCCGCCAGATCAGCCATCCGGCTGACTGGCGGACGGGAAAGCCGGCCAGTGATTGGGACGGTTAGCGTGATGCACGGCACACGTCAAGGATGTTGGAAAACGATGCTAGGTCTGCTATGGTTTTCACGCGGTACAGCCTGGGAAGGCGATGATCGCAAAGGTGATGGGGCGACTTCGCAAGGGGTCGCCCTTTTTGCCTACGAACACAGGAAAAATGTATTCTCTACCCCGATTTAATCGATTCATCGCTCTCACCTTTTGCAAATATCCTAGCCGGGGGTGTGGGGGCCGGTAATGAGGCCCCCACCTGATGTAGTTTGTGCCGCCAAAGGCGGCACTCCGCTTGATCGCCCATATATTTTGCGCGGCGGCGTGAGCCGCGCACCGCTTCTCCTTCACGGACCGAGAAGTTATCCACAAGCCTAGAGTGTTAATTATTGAGTTAGATACTGTGTTAAGGGGCTCAATCCTCGCCAGAACCCATTCAAATAAAACGCAAATCCGAAACAGCCGGTGGGTAAATACACGATGGATGGTGGGCAAATACACGAAAACCGGTGGGTAAAAGCACGTTCGCTGCGGGCAGTGGGTGAAAGCACGATGATCCAGTCCCGGTGTGTGAAAACACGATGCTTGACATTGGTGTGTGAAAACACGATAGTCCGGATATGGTGGGTAATAACACGAAGATACGCACGCCGCTGCTCCCGGATCGTCATCCGATCCAGGATTTCTTCGTGTGCGACGTAACCGACGCTATTCCGAAAGATGACATGGGATCGATGGAACACCCCATCTTCTCCCTCTCCACCAAGCCCGATCTGGCCATTCGGGAATACGAACACAACGGGGTCAAGGTGTCCATTGCGCCGAGTATGCTGGGTATGGCGACCATTCACGACAAGGACATTCTGATCTACTGCATCAGCCAGCTAATCGCCAAAATGAAAACCGGGGTGGGCTTAAACCGGACCCTCCATGTCAAGGCCCTCGACCTGTTGCTCGCAACGAACCGCAACATTGACGGCCGCGGGTACGAGCAACTGGTCGCTGCCCTCGACCGACTGCGGGGCACCAGCATCCGTACCAACATTAAGAGGCTGTCCGAAAAGTGCCCTTGCTGTAAGTCGTGAGATTCCTTTAAGTTAGTCGCTCCTTCATCATTCAGGAGCGAGGTCATGGACGCGCCCGTTCGTAAACCGTATCTGACGGATTTGACCGATGTCCAATGGGAGACCATCGAGCCCCTTCTGCCCGCCGCCCGGTTCGGAGGGCGGCCCCGGTCGGTCGACCTCCGGGAGGTGATGAACGCGATCCTGTACGTGAACCGGACCGGGTGCCAGTGGTCCCTGCTCCCGCACGATTTCCCGGCCAAGAGTACGGTGTACGAATACTTCGCCCAGTGGCGGGATGACGGCACCTGGCAACACCTCCTGGATGTCCTCCGGGAGGGGTATCGGGAGGTCCATGCTCCGAGTCACGAGCCGACCCCGAGCGCCGCGAGCATCGATAGTCAGTCGGTCAAGGGGACCGAGCATGCGGGTGGGAACGGGTATGACGCGGGCAAGAAAATCCAGGGCCGGAAGCGGTCGATCGTGGTCGACACGCTCGGGTTGTTGATGACCGTGGCGGTCACCGCCGGGCACGTCGACGATGCGGCCGCGGCCCCGTCCGTGCTCGAATCGTTGGACCGTGAGGCGTACCCGCGGTTGAAGGTCGTATGGGCCGACGGGAAGTACCACAACCATGCCCTGAACGGGTGGAAGGACGGTCATCCGGAACTCAGATGGGAACTCGTCATCGTCCGCCGGCCGGACGGGGCGAAGGGGTTCGTCCTGTTGCCCAAGCGGTGGGTGGTGGAGCGGACCTTCGGGTGGCTCGGTCGCGCCCGCAGGCTAAGTCGGGACTACGAACGAAATACTAGTTCTAGTGAATCTATGGTTAAAGTGCGGTCGATTCAATTGATCCTCAATCGCATGGACCCCAAAAAGTGTTATCCCCCATTTAAATATAGAGTTGCATCAAAATAGTACTTCCCAGACAGGCTCTAAGACCGGCGGCCAGGAAATCACCTCGGGGTTCGGGATGATAGATAGCTGGACGGTCATTCGGCACACCGAGTCCGGGCGCATGACGGAGATGCGCGTGACCCTGTCCGAATGGATTTACAACGCGGTTACGAAGCACGAAGTATTAACCCTGCACCGCAACTATTTTCGGCTCCGCAAACCGCTGGAACGGCGGATGTATGAGGTCGCCCGCAAACACTGCGGTCAACAGGATGAGTGGGCCGTTTCCCTTGACCTGCTTCGGAAGAAGTGCGGATCGGCTTCGAGCGACAAGGAATTCCGCCGACTGGTGAGCCTGATTTGCGACGAGGACGCCCAGCATAGCCACATGCCTGATTACGCCGTCCGCCTGGACGACGCTACCGTGCGATTCACCAATCGTAACACCATGAAAGCGGTCACTGCGATCCCTGATCCGATCCTGTTTCCCGTTCTCGACAGCGAAACCTACCACGAGGCTCGAATCGTCGCCCCAGGGTATGACGTGTACGCCCTGGAAGAGCAATGGCGGGAGTTCTGGTTTGCCAGCGGGAAGCCCGATTTGAAGAGCCCGGACGCGGCCTTTATTGGGTTCTGCAAATACCGTCACCAGAAGAAGCCCAGCCCTTAGCGAGAAAGGGAGAATTCAAGAAAGGGAGAAATTTCGCTTTCCTGAATTCTTGCTTTCCGGAAAGCGAGATTTCTTACTCTTTGAGGCCCTGTTTCTCTTCCCAGGCGTCGAGCGCTTCGATTAGTAACTCGTTCAGCTTCAAATCGGCGAATACAGCCCGCTGTTTGAACCGTTTGCGGAAGGCCGGGGAAACCTTGAACGCCAGGGCTTCTCTGTTCTCCGATTCCCCCACAGCGGCGCGAATGGGAGAAGCCGTGTGCGACACCCGCTGGATAGCTTCGGACATGGGAACGGCTTGTTCGGTGGTCAGGGCTAGGAGGTCGAGAGGCGGGCGCTTGCTCATGCTGGGGTTCTTTCTGTTTTCTTTTCTCCCTTTCTTACTTTCTCGCTTTCCGCCTTTCCGGAAATCTCGCTTTCTTGAAATCTCGCTTTCACACAGCACCACACATCGGCTAGTTCCCGTGCGGCCACGCCCTTGGGGTCGATCTCGAACGCAGTCTTGCCGTGGGCAAAGCTTTCGGCGTAGATGACCCGCTCGTGCATCCGGGCCGGAAGAACCAGACCGAGGGAGTCGAGGGCCAGGGCAACAGCGTCGTTATGCTTGAGGTGGTGGCGGACCCGGGCCAGCATGAATAGGAATGGCCGGCCAGATTTCTTAACGATTGGCAGCCCTTTGACCAAGGCGCGAAGGTCCGTCGGGGTAGGATTCAACGGCATCAGGATCAAATCGGCGACGGCGAACAGGTCCGGGTTCACGCCCCCGATCGATGGAGCGGTGTCAATGAACAGATATTGTGCGCCGGCCTTTTCTAGCGCCCCAAGGTGAGCCGTCAGGTCGGTCAGGGTGAGGGGAGAATACCTCGGCGAATCCAGCCCGGCTCGCTTCCGCTGGTTGAACCAGTCGGCGGTGCTGGCCTGGGGGTCGGTGTCGGAGATGACAATCGGGCCGTCGCCGGCTTGCTCCGCTGCCACAGCCAGATGCACGACCGAGGTGGATTTGCCGGAACCACCTTTCTGATTTGCGAGAACGATCACTTTCATGAATACAAGAATTACATCGAATCTCGCTTTCATGAAAGCGATATTTCTAGAAAGAGAGAAAACAAGAAGGCGAGATTTCTCCCTTTCCGGAAAGGGAGAAATCTCGCCTTCGACCCGAACCGCATGCTGGCCGGGAGGTCGGTCCGCCGTCGTCACCGAG
This is a stretch of genomic DNA from Fimbriiglobus ruber. It encodes these proteins:
- the mobF gene encoding MobF family relaxase, with the translated sequence MLRITQQQSADAAKRYYSTADYYSEGQEVVGNWGGEAARRLGLHGPVDKAAFDRLCDNLHPQSEKQLTARTSAERTVGYDFTFSVPKSVSLAYALTDDPAIRDAFRCAVGDTMREIEAEAKTRVRKGGADVDRATGNMVWAEFVHTTSRPVDGMPDPQLHAHCFALNATWDAHERQWKAGQFRDLKRDAPYFQAAFRVRLANRLQDLGYQVERKRDDFEITGVAPDVLQRFSRRTTQIEELAAELGVTNPDRKAELGASTREKKGAPLAWATLRQQWANRLSDGERDALDRAFDRTSPHPKPAHSERTAVDYALDHCFTREAVVPERELLTEALKRGLGSVTVGNTARELATRNLIRGDHGGRAVATTPDMLAAETRLVAFARSGRGRCRPLVDEGRPFIREWLNDGQKAAVRHVLGSRDRVTIVRGAAGTGKTKLEAELRDAFRETNTPVVALAQSADASRGVLRDEAGFADADTVARFLVDRDMQARARGGVILVDEASQLGTRDLLRVFDAAEKIEARVVLVGDRRQHRAVAAGEPLALLEERAGLPVAEVKDIIRQSGDYRAATEALSQGDIAAGFAELVRLKWVREVPDDERDQALVAAYLAATAERKADGEYKTALVVSPTHAEADRVTRAVRQDLQAAGRLGEERIFATWRPAHLTDAQKADPTQYESGDLLRFHQNAPGHRNGSRLVLTAGAAPPVAVADRFEVYRPFTLAVAVGDRLRVTAGGKTKDGKHRLDTGALVTIAGFTPRGDLIDNRGWVIDREFGHLSHGYVVTSHASQGKTVDKVFIAQSGASFAASSARQFYVSVSRGREQAVVFTDDNAALRTAVQRADQPLSATALAETRRRKPGLRDRLDKHLAFVRRLATFARTHELFGKQLDRNAAHQERGHER
- a CDS encoding IS5 family transposase — encoded protein: MDAPVRKPYLTDLTDVQWETIEPLLPAARFGGRPRSVDLREVMNAILYVNRTGCQWSLLPHDFPAKSTVYEYFAQWRDDGTWQHLLDVLREGYREVHAPSHEPTPSAASIDSQSVKGTEHAGGNGYDAGKKIQGRKRSIVVDTLGLLMTVAVTAGHVDDAAAAPSVLESLDREAYPRLKVVWADGKYHNHALNGWKDGHPELRWELVIVRRPDGAKGFVLLPKRWVVERTFGWLGRARRLSRDYERNTSSSESMVKVRSIQLILNRMDPKKCYPPFKYRVASK
- a CDS encoding ParA family protein codes for the protein MTTADRPPGQHAVRVEGEISPFPEREKSRLLVFSLSRNIAFMKARFDVILVFMKVIVLANQKGGSGKSTSVVHLAVAAEQAGDGPIVISDTDPQASTADWFNQRKRAGLDSPRYSPLTLTDLTAHLGALEKAGAQYLFIDTAPSIGGVNPDLFAVADLILMPLNPTPTDLRALVKGLPIVKKSGRPFLFMLARVRHHLKHNDAVALALDSLGLVLPARMHERVIYAESFAHGKTAFEIDPKGVAARELADVWCCVKARFQESEISGKAESEKVRKGEKKTERTPA
- a CDS encoding replication initiator protein A, producing the protein MHQNSTSQTGSKTGGQEITSGFGMIDSWTVIRHTESGRMTEMRVTLSEWIYNAVTKHEVLTLHRNYFRLRKPLERRMYEVARKHCGQQDEWAVSLDLLRKKCGSASSDKEFRRLVSLICDEDAQHSHMPDYAVRLDDATVRFTNRNTMKAVTAIPDPILFPVLDSETYHEARIVAPGYDVYALEEQWREFWFASGKPDLKSPDAAFIGFCKYRHQKKPSP